One Setaria italica strain Yugu1 chromosome I, Setaria_italica_v2.0, whole genome shotgun sequence DNA window includes the following coding sequences:
- the LOC101768031 gene encoding 3-oxoacyl-[acyl-carrier-protein] reductase 4, whose amino-acid sequence MASAAAAALASPAALSPSPARRGLVSFAAPALRSGPSTRAVALSGVRTHVAAVEQAAVQDATKLEAPVVIVTGASRGIGKATALALGKAGCKVLVNYARSSKEAEEVSKEIEASGGQAITFGGDVSKEADVETMIKTAVDTWGTIDVLVNNAGITRDTLLMRMKKSQWQDVIDLNLTGVFLCTQAATKVMMKKKKGRIINIASVVGLTGNAGQANYAAAKAGVIGFTKTVAREYASRNINANVIAPGFIASDMTAELGEELEKKILSNIPLGRYGRPEDVAGLVEFLALSPAASYITGQVLTIDGGMVM is encoded by the exons atggcctccgccgcggccgcggcgctcgcctcccccgcggccctctccccgtcgccggcgcgccGGGGCCTCGTCAGCTTCGCCGCCCCCGCGCTCCGGTCCGGCCCCAGCACCCGCGCAGTCGCGCTCTCCG GTGTAAGAACTCATGTTGCGGCTGTTGAGCAAGCTGCTGTACAAGATGCTACAAAGTTGGAAGCTCCTGTCGTTATTGTTACTGGTGCTTCAAGGGGAATCGGAAAAGCCACTGCATTAGCTCTTGGAAAAGCAGGTTGCAAG GTCTTGGTGAACTATGCCCGATCTTCAAAGGAGGCTGAAGAAGTCTCCAAAGAG ATTGAAGCATCTGGAGGCCAGGCCATTACCTTTGGAGGAGATGTTTCCAAAGAAGCTGACGTTGAAACTATGATAAAAACA GCAGTTGACACATGGGGAACTATTGATGTACTGGTAAATAATGCAG GAATCACAAGGGACACATTGTTGATGAGAATGAAGAAATCACAGTGGCAAGATGTAATTGATCTGAATCTTACAGGCGTTTTCCTTTGCACGCAG GCTGCAACAAAAGTaatgatgaagaaaaagaag GGAAGAATTATTAACATAGCATCAGTTGTTGGTCTAACTGGTAATGCTGGACAAGCTAATTACGCTGCTGCAAAGGCTGGAGTCATTGGGTTCACAAAAACAGTTGCTAGGGAATATGCTAGCAGAAATATTAAT GCGAATGTTATTGCTCCTGGATTTATTGCATCAGATATGACTGCCGAACTTGGAGAAGAGCTTGAGAAGAAAATTCTGTCAAATATTCCCTTAG ggcGATATGGGCGGCCAGAGGATGTAGCAGGTCTGGTGGAATTCTTAGCCCTCAGCCCTGCTGCAAGCTACATCACTGGACAG GTCCTTACCATTGATGGAGGGATGGTAATGTAA
- the LOC101768704 gene encoding leucine aminopeptidase 2, chloroplastic — protein sequence MGDATAAAPALGLTRPNAVDPPQVSFTAKDIEFSDWNGDMLAVAVTEKDLQSRAPDSKFENAVLKRLDGELGGLLSAAAAEEDFTGNPGQSVVLRVQGHGFKRVALIGFVARNAGCLQGLGESVASVAKAAHATSAAIVLASPCVIQEELKLNAAAAIASGTVLGLHEDSRFKSECKKVLLKQVDLIGLGTGPEVDQKLKHANHVSSGVTLGRDLVNSPANVLTPAALAQEALKIASTYSDVLTATILDAEKCRELRMGAYLAVAAAAANPPRFIHLCYKPTGGNVKRKLAIVGKGLTFDSGGYNIKAVPVARIELMKWDMGGSAAVFGAAKALGQIKPLGVEVHFIAAACENMISGTGMRPGDIVTASNGKTIEVDNTDAEGRLTLADALVYACNQGVDKIIDLATLTGAMRVALGPSIAGIFTPNDELAEEFVAASEVSGEKFWRLPMEESYWEDMKSSIADMLNTGPMQPKGGAITAALFLKQFVDEKVQWMHIDIAGTVWSHKKQAATGFGVATLVEWVLKNSSS from the exons ATGGGTGACGCCACCGCTGCCGCACCCGCCCTCGGCCTCACCAGGCCCAACGCCGTCGACCCTCCTCAG GTTTCTTTCACCGCTAAGGACATCGAATTCTCCGACTGGAACGGTGACATGCTCGCCGTTGCGGTCACCGAGAAGGATCTGCAGTCCAGAGCCCCAGACTCCAAGTTCGAGAACGCCGTGCTGAAGAGGCTCGACGGGGAGCTCGGCGGCCTCCTGTCGGCCgctgcggcggaggaggatTTCACCGGCAACCCCGGCCAGTCGGTGGTGCTCCGCGTCCAGGGGCACGGGTTCAAGAGGGTGGCTCTGATCGGCTTTGTCGCCCGCAACGCCGGTTGCCTGCAGGGCCTCGGTGAGTCCGTCGCGTCCGTCGCCAAGGCCGCCCATGCTACCAGCGCCGCCATCGTTCTTGCCTCGCCCTGTGTGATCCAGGAAGAGCTCAAGCTGAATGCCGCTGCAGCGATCGCTTCAG GAACTGTGCTGGGATTGCACGAAGACAGCAGATTCAAGTCTGAATGCAAGAAGGTGCTTCTGAAACAAGTAGACCTCATTGGACTCGGCACTGGTCCGGAGGTGGATCAGAAACTGAAGCATGCTAATCATGTTTCCTCGGGTGTCACACTTGGAAGGGACCTTGTGAACTCTCCTGCCAATGTCCTTACCCCTG CTGCTCTCGCCCAAGAGGCGTTGAAGATCGCCTCGACATACAGCGATGTACTCACGGCTACAATTTTAGATGCGGAGAAATGCAGGGAGTTGAGGATGGGCGCCTACTTGGCGGTTGCCGCAGCAGCTGCAAACCCTCCTCGCTTCATCCACCTATGTTACAAACCCACCGGTGGTAACGTCAAGAGAAAGCTGGCTATTGTTGGGAAAGGTCTAACTTTTGACAG TGGTGGCTACAACATTAAGGCCGTACCAGTCGCCAGAATTGAGCTTATGAAATGGGACATGGGAGGCTCTGCTGCTGTGTTTGGTGCAGCAAAAGCCTTGGGACAGATCAAGCCTCTTGGAGTAGAG gtccattttatagctgcggcCTGTGAAAATATGATTAGTGGCACAGGAATGAGACCCGGTGACATCGTGACTGCTTCTAACGGGAAGACAATCGAG GTAGACAACACTGATGCAGAGGGAAGGCTTACACTTGCTGACGCTTTGGTCTATGCTTGTAATCAAGGTGTTGACAAG ATTATTGACCTGGCAACACTAACTGGTGCCATGCGTGTTGCACTTGGGCCTAGCATTGCTG ggATTTTCACACCAAACGATGAGCTAGCCGAGGAATTTGTGGCCGCCTCTGAGGTCTCTGGGGAGAAGTTCTGGAGGCTGCCGATGGAAGAGAGCTACTGGGAGGACATGAAGTCCAGCATCGCTGATATGCTCAACACCGGCCCTATGCAGCCCAAGGGCGGTGCTATCACCGCCGCATTGTTCCTCAAACAG TTTGTTGATGAGAAAGTCCAGTGGATGCACATCGACATAGCCGGGACAGTGTGGAGTCACAAGAAGCAGGCGGCTACGGGGTTCGGAGTTGCCACCTTGGTGGAGTGGGTTCTCAAGAACTCATCATCCTGA
- the LOC101773980 gene encoding PLASMODESMATA CALLOSE-BINDING PROTEIN 2: MLRRRGCLPAALLWLVAVALAALLARPAGAAWCIARSGASDKALQLALDYACGPAGGADCAPIQASGLCYLPNTLAAHASYAFNSIFQRSRAAPGACDFAGTATVTLTDPSYGSCTYPSSPSTAGQSGSTSSIPGTTFKSPPGTGGLSTPDIDSTDSNAEAPAAASFLSLALSCFMYMFLHLW, from the exons atgctgcggcggcgcgggtgcctCCCCGCGGCGCTGTTGTGGCTCGTCGCCGTGGCGTTGGCGGCGctcttggcgcggccggcgggcgcggcgtgGTGCATCGCGCGGAGCGGGGCGTCGGACAAGGCGCTGCAGTTGGCGCTGGACTACGCGTGcgggcccgccggcggcgccgactgCGCGCCCATCCAGGCCAGCGGCCTCTGCTACCTGCCCAACACCCTCGCCGCGCACGCCTCCTACGCCTTCAACTCCATCTTCCAGcgctcccgcgccgcgccgggggcCTGCGACTTCGCCGGCACCGCCACCGTCACGCTCACCGACCCCA GTTATGGATCATGCACCTACCCTTCATCTCCAAG CACCGCCGGGCAGTCAGGTTCAACATCCTCCATCCCTGGCACCACGTTTAAGTCACCACCGGGCACTGGAGGACTGAGCACACCTGACATCGATTCAACCGACTCCAATGCTGAAGCTCCAGCTGCCGCATCCTTCTTGTCTCTTGCTCTGTCCTGTTTCATGTACATGTTCTTGCACTTGTGGTGA
- the LOC101774377 gene encoding cytokinin hydroxylase, with amino-acid sequence MHLEAATAGNQLACGGAMAALALLLCSFIYTAWLSPAATRRRLRQAGFDGPRPSFPLGNLREITATLAATDGKSTSSVLVLRSSNIHAAVFPYFARWRQAFGKVFVYWLGTEPFLYVADPEFLKTATAGALGRRWGKAEVFRRDRMPLFGLGLVMADGEEWARHRNIIAPAFSATNLSDMVGLMQETTAKMLARWSDAVAAGQSVVDVEKDVVRNAAEIIAKASFGVSDDDEAGAAVFRKLQALQATLFQSNRLVGVPLARLLHARKTYVARILGREIDALLMAIIDARRRQQGAGRSRKDLLSLLLTGAGAGDVSESSAGAEERRLTTRELVDECKTFFFGGHETTGLALSWTLLMLAAHPEWQAALREEVAREVDDERALDAAALGRLTKMGWVMSEVLRLYPPAPNMQRQALEDVVVAAAAEDKPLGGGAVVIPRGTNMWVDVVAMHRDAALWGDDAHEFRPERFARDPVQGGCRHRMGFLPFGFGGRICVGRNFTAMEYRVVLAMLLRRFQVSLAPEYRHAPRFMLSLRPSAGIQLRLTPL; translated from the exons ATGCATTTGGAGGCAGCGACCGCCGGCAATCAGCTGGCatgcggcggcgccatggccgcgctTGCCCTCCTGCTCTGCTCCTTCATCTACACCGCCTGgctctcgccggcggccaccaggcgccgcctccgccaggcCGGCTTCGACGGGCCCAGGCCCTCCTTCCCTTTGGGAAACCTGCGCGAGATCACGGCCACGCTGGCAGCCACCGACGGCAAGAGCACCAGCAGCGTGCTGGTGCTGCGCTCCTCCAACATCCACGCCGCCGTGTTCCCCTACTTCGCGCGCTGGCGCCAGGCCTTCGGCAAGGTCTTCGTCTACTGGCTGGGCACAGAGCCCTTCCTGTACGTGGCTGACCCGGAGTTCCTCAagaccgccaccgccggcgcgctCGGCAGGCGCTGGGGGAAGGCGGAAGTCTTCCGCCGCGACCGGATGCCCTTGTTCGGCTTGGGGCTCGTCATGGCCGACGGCGAAGAGTGGGCACGCCACCGGAACATCATCGCGCCGGCATTCTCTGCAACAAACCTCAGC GATATGGTCGGGCTGATGCAGGAGACCACCGCCAAGATGCTCGCGCGGTGGAGCgacgcggtggcggccggccagAGCGTCGTCGACGTGGAGAAGGACGTGGTCCGGAACGCGGCCGAGATCATAGCCAAGGCCAGCTTCGGcgtctccgacgacgacgaggccggAGCGGCGGTGTTCCGCAAGCTGCAGGCCTTGCAGGCGACGCTGTTCCAGTCCAACCGCCTGGTGGGCGTGCCGCTGGCGCGGCTGCTGCACGCGCGCAAGACGTACGTGGCGCGCATTCTCGGGCGGGAGATCGACGCGCTGCTCATGGCGATCATCGacgcgcgccggcggcagcagggggCTGGCAGAAGCAGGAAGGACCTGCTGTCGCTGCTGCTGaccggggccggcgccggcgacgtgaGCGAGTCGAgcgccggcgcggaggagcggcggctgACAACGCGGGAGCTGGTGGACGAGTGCAAGACCTTCTTCTTCGGCGGGCACGAGACGACGGGGCTGGCTCTGTCGTGGACGCTGCTGATGCTGGCGGCGCACCCGGAGTGGCAGGCGGCGCtgcgggaggaggtggcgcgggaGGTGGACGACGAGCGGGCGCTGGACGCCGCTGCTCTCGGGCGGCTGACGAAGATGGGCTGGGTGATGAGCGAGGTGCTGCGGCTGTACCCGCCGGCGCCCAACATGCAGCGGCAGGCGCTGGAGGACGtcgtcgtggcggcggcggcggaggacaagccgctgggcggcggcgccgtcgttaTCCCGCGGGGCACCAACATGTGGGTGGACGTGGTGGCGATGCACCGTGACGCGGCGCTGTGGGGCGACGACGCACACGAGTTCCGGCCCGAGCGGTTCGCGCGGGACCCCGTGCAAGGCGGGTGCCGGCACCGCATGGGGTTCCTGCCCTTCGGCTTCGGCGGGCGCATCTGCGTGGGCCGCAACTTCACGGCCATGGAGTACAGGGTGGTGCTGGCCATGCTGCTGCGCCGCTTCCAGGTGTCGCTGGCGCCCGAGTACCGGCACGCGCCCAGGTTCATGCTCTCGCTCAGGCCCTCTGCCGGCATCCAGCTCCGCCTCACGCCGCTCTAG
- the LOC101773569 gene encoding LOW QUALITY PROTEIN: geraniol 8-hydroxylase (The sequence of the model RefSeq protein was modified relative to this genomic sequence to represent the inferred CDS: inserted 1 base in 1 codon) gives MINQLLAGTMASLLLAIVLPFGLILISTYAFQLMANARRRLPPGPLPLPVIGNLLTIGRGSPHRSLARLAERYGPLMSLRLGVVHAVVVSSSSAAREVLQRHNAVLADRPVIDAWLANGHRANSIIALPPHAKWRALRRLCATELFAPGRLDALGPLRQRKVSEMLLHVSEQAARXAAMNILSRMMFSVDLDSGPPPSPGGRRGLSDAVKEATILAATPNVSDFFPAIAAADLQGLRCRMGPLVADAHKILDELFAQRLLDREACEPPKNDMLDAVLDKEHEWQQEGSMINRSTVKGLFTDMFVAGSDTSSTTVEWAMAALLKNPQVMEKVKGELMRVLGNKTQVEESDIAQLPYLQAVVKEVLRLYPSVATTFYRAEATVQVQGYTIPEGTTIILNIWAVHRDADVWTDPEKFMPERFMDGGSDFSSKDCKLIPFGGGRRICIGLPLAYRTVHLILASLLHQFDWILPEEAMENGVDMTEKFGLVISMATPLKAIAKKRDM, from the exons ATGATCAACCAGCTGCTTGCCGGAACCATGGCGTCCCTCCTGCTAGCAATAGTTCTGCCCTTCGGTCTCATCCTTATCTCCACGTACGCCTTCCAGCTGATGGCCAacgctcgccgccgtctcccccCTGGCCCCTTGCCGCTGCCGGTCATCGGCAACCTCCTCACCATCGGACGGGGCAGCCCTCACCGCTCCCTGGCTCGCCTCGCCGAGCGCTACGGCCCTCTGATGTCCCTCCGGCTCGGCGTCGTCCACGCCGTCGTGGTCTCCTCGTCGTCCGCCGCGCGCGAGGTCCTCCAGAGGCACAACGCCGTCCTGGCCGACCGCCCCGTCATCGACGCCTGGCTCGCCAACGGGCACCGCGCCAACTCAATCATCGCGCTCCCGCCGCACGCCAAGTGGCGCGCCCTGCGGCGGCTCTGCGCGACGGAGCTCTTCGCTCCCGGCCGGCTGGACGCGCTGGGGCCGCTGCGGCAGCGGAAGGTGAGCGAGATGCTGCTCCACGTCTCAGAGCAGGCGGCGC CCGCGGCCATGAACATCCTGTCGCGCATGATGTTCTCCGTCGACCTCGACtcggggccgccgccgtcacctgGTGGTCGGCGCGGGCTCAGCGACGCCGTGAAGGAGGCCACGATCCTGGCCGCGACGCCGAACGTCTCCGACTTCTTCCCGGCGATCGCGGCGGCCGACCTGCAGGGTCTGCGGTGCAGGATGGGGCCGCTCGTCGCAGATGCACACAAGATACTGGACGAGCTGTTTGCGCAGCGGCTGCTCGATCGGGAAGCTTGTGAGCCGCCCAAGAATGATATGCTAGACGCGGTGCTTGACAAGGAACATGAATGGCAGCAGGAGG GCTCTATGATCAATCGCTCTACAGTCAAAGGATTGTTTACG GACATGTTTGTTGCGGGATCAGATACAAGCTCAACTACAGTTGAGTGGGCAATGGCCGCTTTACTAAAGAACCCTCAAGTGATGGAGAAGGTGAAGGGGGAGCTCATGAGAGTTCTTGGCAACAAAACACAAGTCGAGGAATCCGACATCGCCCAGCTTCCCTATCTTCAAGCTGTGGTAAAAGAAGTACTTCGACTCTACCCTTCGGTCGCGACGACATTTTATCGCGCAGAGGCCACGGTACAAGTGCAAGGATACACCATTCCTGAAGGAACCACCATCATACTCAACATATGGGCAGTTCATAGAGATGCTGACGTATGGACTGATCCGGAAAAATTTATGCCTGAAAGgttcatggatggaggcagtgACTTTTCGAGTAAGGACTGCAAGCTAATTCCATTTGGTGGCGGGCGTCGCATCTGCATTGGATTGCCGCTAGCGTATAGAACGGTCCATTTGATTCTTGCGTCGCTGCTGCATCAATTCGATTGGATACTTCCTGAAGAGGCCATGGAAAATGGTGTTGATATGACCGAGAAGTTTGGACTTGTGATTTCTATGGCTACTCCATTAAAAGCGATCGCCAAGAAGCGTGACATGTGA
- the LOC101767630 gene encoding 60S ribosomal protein L35-2 — protein sequence MARIKVHELRGKNKAELQGQLKELKSELSLLRVAKVTGGAPNKLSKIKVVRTSIARVLTVISQKQKAALREAYKKKKLLPLDLRPKKTRAIRRRLTKHQLSLKTEREKKREKYFPMRKYAIKA from the exons ATGG CCCGGATCAAGGTGCACGAGCTCCGGGGGAAGAACAAGGCGGAGCTGCAGGGGCAGCTCAAGGAGCTCAAGTCCGAGCTCTCCCTCCTCCGCGTCGCCAAGGTCACCGGCGGGGCACCCAACAAGCTCTCCAAGAT CAAGGTGGTGCGCACCTCGATCGCGCGCGTGCTGACGGTGATCTCGCAGAAGCAGAAAGCGGCGCTGCGTGAGGCgtacaagaagaagaagctgctccCCCTCGACCTCCGCCCCAAGAAGACCCgtgccatccgccgccgcctcaccaagCACCAG CTTTCTCTGAAGACGGAGAGGGAAAAGAAGCGTGAGAAGTACTTCCCCATGAGGAAGTATGCTATCAAGGCCTAG